The sequence CAGCTGTGGCTGCGCTCAACCACCCAGCGCCGCGCACGCCTGCCCGCTTCACGTGCGTTCTCCTTCGCTTCCTCGCCGCGACTGCGAATGTGCGCCGTGAAGCCAAAGGCGCGCAAGGTCGCGCGCACTTCTGCATCATCATAGCCTTTATCCAGGCACATGCCGTGCGGTCGCTCCTCCGTCGGCTCCGGTCGCGCCACGACGATGCGCTCGATCGTCTCACGCACCGGTTTCATATCGTGGCGATTGGCTCCATCAATCGCCACGCCGATGGGGACGCCATGCCCCTCGGTCAGCAACGACCGCTTGACGCCCGCTTGCCCGCGATCGGTTGGATGGGGGCCGGTTGTTTTCCCCCCCTAGCGGCGCCGTGGTCATCGCCCCGTCCATCCTCAGCCGGTCCCAATCAATGCCTTTCAGTTCATCAAACCGTTCGACGCCGACCTGCCAGCGTTTCAGGAACACGCCAGCGGCGACCCACTCCCGAAAGCGATCATACGCCGTGGATTTGGGGCACCGGTCCGTCGCGTTTAACGCCGCCCACTGACAGCCGGTGCGGAGGACGTAAAAGATGGCGTCGGCGCAGCGGCGATCAGACACGCGGGGACGACCGCCGCCACACCGATGGGTGTTCACGCGGACCGGCAGGAGCGGTTCCAGCACGGCCCACAGGTCGTCCGAGATGCGAAAGTCGGTCGTGGTCTTGTTGTTTGGTGTGCGCGCACGCGTGCGCTTGGGTGTTGGTTCAGTGCTCATACGATAAGTATACCAGTTTTTCGGATAGGCTCTAAGACATCTGAATGTCGGTAGTCATTACCGACAATAAAAAGAAATGAGGAATGCTATGGCTCAGACAACAGCAGAGAAGATCGCAGCCCTCCGTGAACGGCGTGAACGAGCACGCAATCAAGACCCGGTGGCAATTGCCCGGCAACATGAGCGGGGGAAATTAACTGCCCGTGAACGCATTGATCGTCTGCTCGATCCCGGCTCGTTTGTTGAACTGGATGCGTTTGCCGTTCATCGTACTACGGCTTTCGGTATGGATCGACGCAAACCTCTCGGCGATGGGGTCATCACCGGTCATGGCACAATTGATGGCCGACCAGTCTGTATCTTTGCACAGGATTTTACTGTTTTCGGTGGTTCACTGGGTGAAGTCTTCGCCGAGAAGATCTGCAAAGTGATGGATCTGGCCTTACGGATGGGCGTCCCTTGCATTGGAATCAACGATAGCGGTGGTGCGCGCATCCAGGAAGGTGTGGTCAGCCTCGGCGGGTATGCCGAGATATTCTACCGAAACGTGCTTAGCAGCGGCGTGATCCCCCAACTCTCGATTATTGCTGGGCCATGTGCCGGCGGTGCTGTCTATTCGCCAGCTATGACCGATTTTATCTTTATGGTCAAAAATATCAGTCAGATGTTTATTACCGGACCTGATGTCATTAAGACGGTTACCGGTGAAGAAGTTGGCTTTGAAGAGTTGGGTGGGGCAATGACCCACAGTACCCGCAGCGGGGTAGCCCATTTTGCGGCTGATAGTGAAGATGAATGCTTCGACCAGTTACGGACTCTGCTTTCATTCCTGCCTTCCAACAATATGGAAGATCCACCCTACCAGCCGCCAACGGACGATCCAGAACGGATGGACGAAGACCTTCAGCGCATTATCCCCGACAATCCACGCAAAGCCTACGACATGATCAAAGTCATTGAGTCGGTGGTTGATGATGGGTTCTTCTTCGAGGTACAACCAGCATGGGCACAGAACATTGTGATCGGTTTTGCCCGTCTTGACGGACATGTGGTTGGGGTTGTTGGAAACCAACCGCTACAGATGGCAGGGACACTCGACATCGACAGTTCGGTGAAAGCGGCCCGCTTTGTACGTTTCTGTGATGCGTTCAATATTCCCCTGATTACATTTGTCGATGTACCGGGCTTCTTGCCGGGGACGCAGCAAGAATACGGTGGTATCATTCGCCATGGCGCAAAGCTCCTCTACGCCTATTGTGAAGCAACCGTGCCGAAATTAACAGTCATTACCCGCAAGGCGTATGGCGGCGCATACGACGTGATGGCGAGTAAACATATTCGAGCTGATTTTAACTTTGCCTGGCCCACCGCAGAAATCGCTGTAATGGGGGTTGATGCGGCAGTCCGGATCATCTTCCGCAAAGAGCTGGCTGAGGCCGATGATCCGGCGGCCCGCCTGGCTGAGCTGGTCGAAGACTATCAGAATCGCTTTGCAAACCCGTATGTGGCCGCCGAACGTGGATACATTGATGCCGTTATCGAGCCACGCGAGACACGACCCGCTCTGATCCGTGCCCTGCGCCTGGCCCGCACGAAACGACAGAGCCTGCCAGCACGGAAACATGGCAATATTCCGCTGTAAAAACAGGAGATGCGGAAGATGGCCTGCTGAAGCTATGTTTCAGCAGGCCATTGACCATAGCGCCAACGGGAAATTCTCACCGAACTCACTGCGAGTCTATCCGAAATGGAGTAAGGGCCATTCGCGAACCGCCCCTACGGCAGGCAGGGCACCGTTAGGATTCACCTGTGGATACAAGGTGTCGTCTTCTCCTAATCCTGTCTATGCAGACTGTGAATGACACTCCCAACCACAATCCTTCAACGAGCAAAACGCGATGACTAGCCGTGGCGGGCTTTCAGTTTTCATCCTGCTCAGCGGTGGTGAGAATAGCGGGGAGCGGGCGGCAGTTTCTCCCGTCTTACCACTGACAACCGTTACCGAACGGGTGAGGCGGATTTGGAACCCGCGCCTTGAAGTGACCTTCTCCGCTATTGCACAACCGGCCAGAAAACTGGTAACATATTTGCCTGAGCCTATGCTATCATACAGCTACGGCTTTGATATTATCGGCATTCATCCATCAAACAGGATGGAAAGCATGAGCGGGGCAGATGGCGCGACAGAACAGGTAATCGAAATGCGCCTGCCAAGTCGGTTGGGTTACGAACGAATCGCCATGGATACTGCGGCTTCACTGGCAAGGCGCATGGGCTTCGCCCCAGACCGCATCGATGCACTGCGCACGGCCATTGGCGAAGCAGTGACCAACGCTATTGAACACGGTAATCAGGCCGATGCGGCAATGAAGGTAGTGGTTATCCTGACAGTACGAACTGACGAACTCATCGTTAGTGTGGCCGATCAAGGACGGAAAGTGCTCGATCCAGCACAAACCCTATTGCAGCCGCGCATTACCGATGCGTTTCAGCGGGCAGATAAAGGGGGATGGGGTATCTGGCTGATCCGCGAATTAATGGACGAAGTAGAATTTACCTTTGCTCCAGGTAGTGGCAATCAGGTTCGGATGGTTGTACATCTCGAGCGACCACCGGTTATCAAACCATAGGCCAGGAAGCTATGCAGCTCATTATTCCCAGTGTCCTTGGCTACGAGGTTGTTGTGCGCGATGCAGTGGCATCATTAGCGCAGCGGTATGGACTACCACCTGACCGAATCGAAGACATTAAGACGGTATTGTGCGAGGCATGTACAAACGCGATTGAACATGGTAACGGCTCCGATCAGCATCGCAGAGTTCGGGTCTGCTGTACCGCTGACGAGCAATCGCTGGTTATTGAAGTTTGTGATGAGGGAGGATTGCCACCGACATTGCCCGGAAAACCGGTAGAATGGTTCCCAATGCCCTATCCTTCACGCCGTGGCAGAGGTCTTAAGTTGATCGTCGCACTATCAGATGAGGTAAGCATCGCTAATGATCCAAGGTTTGGAACATGTATCCGTCTCGTCTTTTATCGTGATCCTCGTTCGGTGATACATACGTCCTGAGCTTACTGAAAGACTTGCTAAATAAGGAGCGCTCCATGTTGGAAGACGAGTTAACTGTAAATATCCGCCACCGTGATGGCGTCGCAGTCATCGATTTAATAGGTGATGTAACGACATTTGCTGAGGAGAAGATCAATAATGCGTATCGCCAGGTCACAGACAAAGGTGAACGCTACATTCTCTTCAATTTTCGCCAAAACGATTATATCAATAGTGCGGGTATTGCCATCCTCATCGGTATTGTCACAGAAGTTAATCAGAACGGGCAGCGTTTAGCGGTGAGTGGGTTATCCCCTCACTTTCAAAAATCTTTCGCATGGTAGGTCTTGCTCAGTACGCTGAGATTTATCAAACGGAAGACGAGGCGATCAGCGCATTTAAGCGCCTCAATACGCTTAGTTAATATCCAGGGCTTCTCAGAGTTCTCGGCTTCAGGTTCCATTCCGATGACTAAACGGCTAGGGAAGCGACATCGACGAATCACGCACCTGATACTGGTGATCGCAGACCCGTGCACCCGTGCGAGTTCCCTAGGAGCGCGGGTCTCTACCCTATAATCTGCGCTCAATAGCTGGCCCCGCTGCTGCCCTCGCTGGTAAGAGACAAGAAGTGGCGACCGCCCTTTCTCGATGTAGTGATAGGCTTCAGCACGCCACCGTTGTTGCGCCGAAGATACAGGCCTCCTCACAAGCTCGGGTTGGGATGGGAAGTCAACCCTTCCTCTCACTCCTCCAAACATACGCTAAGAGGTAACCTCCCCCCACCTACCGCGATGGAGCAGAACGATCGCTGCTCACAATGGCAGCCCGTAGCTCCTCTGGCATGACAACCGCATTCCCCAAACGGCGTACTACCAGTGCCGCCGCAATATTAGCCAGTGTCGCCGCAGTGCGACCGCGACAACCGGCAGCAAGAGCAAGCGTTGCTACCGCAATGAAGGTATCACCGGCGCCGGTCGTATCGAAGACCTCACTCACGTGGTAGGCAGGGATATGTTGATATGGCTCGTCATCACCGACAAGAACTAATCCTGCTGGCCCCCGCGTCACGATAACCAGCCGAGCAGCCAGCTCGTGGTAAAGGCGGATAACACCGGCTGCCAGAGCTACTTCATCTGTTAGCGATATGCCTAATGCCGCAGCAGCTTCGGCGTCGTTACAGCGAAAGAGATCGGCGTGATGGTAGTAATGCGAATTCCCCTGCGCGTCAACGGTAAATAGAACATCATGCTGTCGGCACAGAGTACGAATTGCAGCTACTACCTGCGGGGTAAGCAAACCAAGCTGGTAATCGGAACAGATAACGGCATCAGCATCAGGGAGTTGATCGGCCAATGCTGCAATAATCAGCGCTTCGGCATCGGATGATAAAGGACGACGGTCAAGGTAATCAAGGCGGGCAATTTGTTGGGGTAAGCGTGGCGCAGCATCGGCCAGAATACGGGTTTTACGAGTCGTAACTCGCTGAGGGAGCGTAATCACCCCTCGATCATCAACCTCAGCCGCCCGCAGCAGGGCACGCAACTGTTCTCCTTCCGCATCGTCGCCAACAACCGCTACTAAACTGGCCTGCGAACCGAGGGCAACAATGTTACGCGCCGGATTGGCAGCTCCACCGAGGATCGTCTCACGACGCAGAAATTCGAGCACCGGGATCGGCGCCTCACGGGAAAGACGAGTCGCTCGACCATACAGGTATTCGTCGAGCGTAATGTCACCCACCACGATAATGCGTTGACCGGCGAGAATAGCCGGGTCGGGGAGGTTATAATCAAAGTGGGGATCAACGG comes from Chloroflexus sp. Y-396-1 and encodes:
- a CDS encoding IS5 family transposase (programmed frameshift); this translates as MLEPLLPVRVNTHRCGGGRPRVSDRRCADAIFYVLRTGCQWAALNATDRCPKSTAYDRFREWVAAGVFLKRWQVGVERFDELKGIDWDRLRMDGAMTTAPLGGKTTGPHPTDRGQAGVKRSLLTEGHGVPIGVAIDGANRHDMKPVRETIERIVVARPEPTEERPHGMCLDKGYDDAEVRATLRAFGFTAHIRSRGEEAKENAREAGRRARRWVVERSHSWLNRFRRLLIRWEKKPEHYLAFLHFACGLIALRAAGLFG
- a CDS encoding acyl-CoA carboxylase subunit beta, with the protein product MAQTTAEKIAALRERRERARNQDPVAIARQHERGKLTARERIDRLLDPGSFVELDAFAVHRTTAFGMDRRKPLGDGVITGHGTIDGRPVCIFAQDFTVFGGSLGEVFAEKICKVMDLALRMGVPCIGINDSGGARIQEGVVSLGGYAEIFYRNVLSSGVIPQLSIIAGPCAGGAVYSPAMTDFIFMVKNISQMFITGPDVIKTVTGEEVGFEELGGAMTHSTRSGVAHFAADSEDECFDQLRTLLSFLPSNNMEDPPYQPPTDDPERMDEDLQRIIPDNPRKAYDMIKVIESVVDDGFFFEVQPAWAQNIVIGFARLDGHVVGVVGNQPLQMAGTLDIDSSVKAARFVRFCDAFNIPLITFVDVPGFLPGTQQEYGGIIRHGAKLLYAYCEATVPKLTVITRKAYGGAYDVMASKHIRADFNFAWPTAEIAVMGVDAAVRIIFRKELAEADDPAARLAELVEDYQNRFANPYVAAERGYIDAVIEPRETRPALIRALRLARTKRQSLPARKHGNIPL
- a CDS encoding ATP-binding protein, with amino-acid sequence MTSRGGLSVFILLSGGENSGERAAVSPVLPLTTVTERVRRIWNPRLEVTFSAIAQPARKLVTYLPEPMLSYSYGFDIIGIHPSNRMESMSGADGATEQVIEMRLPSRLGYERIAMDTAASLARRMGFAPDRIDALRTAIGEAVTNAIEHGNQADAAMKVVVILTVRTDELIVSVADQGRKVLDPAQTLLQPRITDAFQRADKGGWGIWLIRELMDEVEFTFAPGSGNQVRMVVHLERPPVIKP
- a CDS encoding ATP-binding protein, coding for MQLIIPSVLGYEVVVRDAVASLAQRYGLPPDRIEDIKTVLCEACTNAIEHGNGSDQHRRVRVCCTADEQSLVIEVCDEGGLPPTLPGKPVEWFPMPYPSRRGRGLKLIVALSDEVSIANDPRFGTCIRLVFYRDPRSVIHTS
- a CDS encoding STAS domain-containing protein, which produces MLEDELTVNIRHRDGVAVIDLIGDVTTFAEEKINNAYRQVTDKGERYILFNFRQNDYINSAGIAILIGIVTEVNQNGQRLAVSGLSPHFQKSFAW
- a CDS encoding bifunctional ADP-heptose synthase is translated as MTVDPHFDYNLPDPAILAGQRIIVVGDITLDEYLYGRATRLSREAPIPVLEFLRRETILGGAANPARNIVALGSQASLVAVVGDDAEGEQLRALLRAAEVDDRGVITLPQRVTTRKTRILADAAPRLPQQIARLDYLDRRPLSSDAEALIIAALADQLPDADAVICSDYQLGLLTPQVVAAIRTLCRQHDVLFTVDAQGNSHYYHHADLFRCNDAEAAAALGISLTDEVALAAGVIRLYHELAARLVIVTRGPAGLVLVGDDEPYQHIPAYHVSEVFDTTGAGDTFIAVATLALAAGCRGRTAATLANIAAALVVRRLGNAVVMPEELRAAIVSSDRSAPSR